A window of the Verrucomicrobiota bacterium genome harbors these coding sequences:
- a CDS encoding D-tyrosyl-tRNA(Tyr) deacylase, with protein sequence MRAVVQRVSEAAVTIGGEVRGRIARGLLVLVGVGDADTAEDIEWLAGKLVRLRIFNDAAGLMNLGVQEVGGGILVLSQFTLFASTKKGNRPSYIRAARPEVAVPLYEKFLRELEAHLGRAVERGEFGADMHVALVNDGPVTIVIDSKARE encoded by the coding sequence ATGCGCGCCGTGGTTCAGCGAGTTTCGGAGGCCGCCGTCACCATCGGCGGCGAGGTGAGGGGCCGCATCGCGCGCGGGTTGCTCGTGCTCGTCGGCGTCGGGGACGCCGACACTGCGGAGGACATTGAATGGCTCGCAGGCAAGCTCGTGCGACTGCGAATCTTCAACGATGCCGCGGGACTGATGAACCTGGGCGTGCAGGAAGTCGGCGGCGGAATCCTCGTCCTCAGCCAGTTCACGCTGTTCGCCAGCACGAAGAAGGGGAATCGACCGAGCTACATCCGCGCCGCGCGGCCGGAAGTGGCGGTGCCGCTCTACGAGAAGTTCCTGCGCGAGCTCGAGGCGCACCTCGGCCGCGCGGTCGAGCGCGGCGAGTTTGGCGCCGACATGCACGTCGCGCTCGTGAACGATGGCCCGGTGACCATCGTGATCGACTCGAAGGCGCGCGAGTGA
- a CDS encoding DUF1549 domain-containing protein codes for MKRPSPPMIRLPRARRPGAILLMAGLVAAAVAAPSPPFVPLHERIDRMIEGTFVGPVLGVAADADFVRRIHLDLTGRIPSAEEARAFLSDTSPDKRPRLVDRLVGSRDFARHMATTFDVMFMERRPEKSAKAADWQQWLFESFATNKPYHQLAQEILSADGTEAKNRVASRFFLDRDAESNLLTRDTGRIFFGKDLQCAQCHDHPRVDDFLQRDYHGLYAFFSRAYLFTEDRSKKVFLAEKADGDVAFTSVFTKESGATRPRPPGGLQMAEPRFRMGDEWVVRPDAKDKNLRPVPKHSRVALLAAATTDGSNRDFNRNIANRIWAAMMGRGLVDPVDEMHSDNPPAYPALLDLLANEIVTMKFDVRSFVRELALTRAYQRSIEIATVPALPARPTAGRIADLEAERTRLSEWLLKHDEAHKAALTNLAAARKEAAPLVADFAKTNAALLEVKKACDPAINAHYEAQRILLSRRDALQSINEGLARVQAALANLPGDKDLTNSIASLTARSASLTKDVEAAAKDADTKAAAARPMFDGLAAADSAADSIRERHDAVERQILALEAGLTSMLARRQADRTLLRHVERQLADAKALVESEPLFALASASLAELEALRGRERRAREIVATYDALVAAQRADDTADRELRESRRQLAEAVSPPRGCTPATAGELAKLRRVVASREAAVTIATMRLAQARRGFEPVARQFADANRDLPAIEKQRAAASAKAEADRRKLGEPFVKLSPMLENRFASGALVALTPEQLCWSMMQASGQVRAQELAADAEFEKKDPATESNKDSPARLAARATFLEQFVWDRLRGNAGQFASLFANGAGQPQNAFYTTAEQALFFNNGGLVRSWLAPSAGNLTDRLLKAADAQSLCDELYMSVLTRPPTADEVKEVSRRLGARAGDKPAVVQDLAWALLTSVEFRFKH; via the coding sequence ATGAAACGACCGAGCCCACCGATGATACGACTCCCGCGCGCGCGGCGTCCGGGAGCGATTCTGTTGATGGCGGGACTGGTCGCGGCGGCCGTCGCGGCGCCTTCGCCGCCATTCGTCCCGCTGCACGAGCGGATCGACCGCATGATCGAGGGCACCTTCGTCGGGCCCGTCCTCGGCGTCGCCGCGGATGCAGATTTTGTGCGGCGCATCCACCTCGATCTCACCGGAAGGATTCCATCGGCCGAGGAGGCGCGCGCATTTCTCTCGGACACTTCGCCGGACAAGCGCCCCCGGCTCGTGGACCGGCTCGTCGGCTCGCGAGACTTCGCACGGCACATGGCCACGACATTCGACGTGATGTTCATGGAGCGTCGCCCCGAGAAGAGCGCGAAAGCCGCCGACTGGCAGCAGTGGCTCTTCGAGTCATTCGCGACAAACAAGCCCTACCACCAGCTCGCGCAAGAAATCCTTTCGGCGGACGGCACGGAGGCGAAGAATCGCGTCGCCTCGCGGTTTTTCCTCGACCGCGATGCGGAGTCGAACCTGCTCACCCGGGACACGGGCCGGATTTTCTTCGGCAAGGACCTGCAGTGCGCGCAGTGCCACGACCACCCGCGCGTGGATGATTTCCTCCAGCGCGATTACCACGGGCTCTACGCGTTCTTCAGCCGCGCCTATTTGTTCACCGAGGACCGGTCGAAGAAGGTGTTCCTCGCCGAGAAGGCCGACGGCGACGTGGCCTTCACATCGGTGTTCACGAAGGAGTCCGGCGCGACACGCCCGCGACCGCCCGGCGGACTGCAGATGGCCGAGCCGCGATTTCGGATGGGCGACGAGTGGGTCGTGCGGCCCGACGCGAAGGACAAGAATCTCCGGCCCGTCCCGAAGCACAGCCGCGTGGCGCTGCTCGCCGCTGCGACCACGGACGGCTCGAACCGCGACTTCAACCGCAACATCGCCAACCGGATTTGGGCCGCGATGATGGGCCGCGGCCTCGTCGACCCGGTGGACGAGATGCACTCGGACAATCCGCCGGCGTATCCCGCGCTGCTCGACCTGCTCGCGAACGAGATCGTGACGATGAAGTTCGACGTGCGATCGTTCGTGCGCGAACTCGCGCTGACGCGCGCGTATCAGCGCAGCATCGAGATCGCCACGGTGCCGGCCTTGCCCGCCCGCCCGACGGCTGGGCGAATCGCCGACCTCGAAGCGGAGCGGACGCGGCTCTCGGAGTGGCTCTTGAAGCACGACGAGGCGCACAAGGCAGCGCTGACAAACCTCGCCGCCGCGCGCAAGGAAGCCGCGCCACTTGTCGCGGACTTCGCCAAGACCAACGCCGCGCTGCTCGAAGTGAAGAAGGCGTGCGACCCGGCCATCAATGCGCATTACGAGGCACAGCGCATCCTCTTGTCGCGGCGCGACGCCTTGCAGTCCATCAACGAAGGTCTTGCCCGCGTGCAGGCTGCGCTGGCGAACTTGCCTGGAGACAAGGACCTCACCAACTCCATCGCCAGCCTCACCGCGCGCTCGGCCTCGCTCACGAAGGACGTGGAGGCCGCCGCGAAGGACGCCGACACCAAGGCCGCTGCGGCCAGGCCGATGTTCGACGGCCTGGCGGCCGCGGACAGTGCCGCAGACTCGATCCGCGAGCGGCACGACGCGGTGGAGAGACAGATACTCGCCCTCGAGGCCGGGCTTACGTCGATGCTGGCGCGGCGGCAGGCGGACCGGACGTTGTTGCGCCACGTCGAGCGACAGCTTGCGGACGCGAAGGCGCTCGTGGAAAGCGAGCCGCTTTTCGCCCTGGCCAGCGCTTCTCTCGCGGAACTCGAAGCGCTTCGCGGGCGGGAGCGGCGGGCGCGGGAAATCGTCGCCACTTACGATGCGCTCGTCGCAGCGCAGCGCGCGGACGACACCGCGGACAGGGAGCTGCGCGAGAGCCGGCGTCAGCTCGCCGAGGCGGTTTCGCCACCGAGAGGCTGCACGCCCGCCACGGCCGGGGAGCTTGCGAAGCTCCGCCGGGTGGTGGCGTCGCGCGAGGCAGCCGTCACGATCGCGACGATGCGGCTTGCGCAGGCCCGGCGGGGGTTTGAGCCGGTGGCCAGGCAGTTCGCCGACGCGAACCGCGATCTGCCCGCGATCGAGAAACAACGGGCGGCCGCCTCGGCCAAGGCCGAGGCCGACCGGCGCAAGCTTGGCGAACCGTTCGTGAAGCTGTCGCCGATGCTCGAAAATCGCTTCGCCTCGGGCGCGCTCGTGGCGCTCACGCCGGAGCAACTTTGCTGGAGCATGATGCAGGCGAGCGGCCAGGTGCGCGCGCAGGAGCTCGCCGCGGATGCCGAGTTCGAGAAGAAGGACCCGGCGACGGAATCGAACAAGGACAGCCCGGCGCGGCTCGCCGCCCGGGCGACCTTCCTCGAGCAGTTTGTGTGGGACCGGTTGCGTGGAAACGCGGGCCAGTTCGCAAGCCTGTTCGCCAACGGCGCCGGCCAGCCGCAGAACGCGTTCTACACAACCGCGGAACAGGCGCTGTTCTTCAACAACGGTGGGCTCGTCCGCAGTTGGCTCGCGCCGTCCGCGGGAAACCTCACTGACCGGCTCCTGAAGGCCGCCGATGCGCAGTCGCTATGCGACGAGCTTTACATGAGCGTGCTCACCCGGCCGCCGACTGCGGACGAGGTGAAGGAAGTTTCGCGTCGCCTCGGCGCGCGGGCCGGCGACAAGCCAGCGGTCGTGCAGGACCTTGCGTGGGCGCTGCTCACGAGCGTGGAGTTTCGATTCAAGCACTAG
- a CDS encoding Gfo/Idh/MocA family oxidoreductase: MSKTYNVGIIGYGWVATAHIPAINASSQAQVTAVYSSRPQDAAALTAKYGSPIATFTNLEAMLADPSINAVSVCSMPSLHAPHVIAAARAGKHIIIEKPLAMSWTDVQAMQAAVKKAGVRTCVCFECRYSSQFTAIKAVLDRGLLGRLHYGEVDYYHGIGPWYGQFRWNTFKKDGGSSLLTAGCHALDALLLCMGGEVTEVTSYDTRSQSRIFKPYEYTTTSVTILKFKGGAVGKCAAVVDCLQPYYFHTHLVGSEGSLLDDKFHSMKLGTNKAKWSQLSMKMLDSGDVSDHPYQSQFQAFFDALDAGKEMPLTSLADAAASHRVIFAADKSAATGRTVRW, translated from the coding sequence ATGAGCAAGACATACAACGTCGGCATCATCGGCTACGGCTGGGTCGCCACGGCGCACATCCCGGCCATCAACGCCAGTTCGCAGGCGCAGGTCACCGCCGTGTATTCGTCGCGCCCGCAGGACGCCGCGGCGCTGACGGCGAAATACGGCTCGCCCATCGCCACCTTCACCAACCTCGAGGCGATGCTTGCCGACCCGAGTATCAACGCCGTCTCCGTCTGCTCCATGCCGAGCCTGCACGCGCCGCACGTCATCGCCGCCGCGCGCGCGGGCAAGCACATCATCATCGAAAAACCCCTCGCGATGTCGTGGACGGACGTGCAGGCCATGCAAGCCGCGGTGAAGAAAGCCGGCGTGAGGACGTGCGTGTGCTTTGAGTGCCGCTACTCGAGCCAGTTCACGGCGATCAAGGCGGTGCTCGACCGCGGCCTGCTTGGCAGGCTGCATTACGGCGAGGTGGACTACTACCACGGCATCGGCCCGTGGTATGGGCAGTTCCGGTGGAACACCTTCAAGAAGGACGGCGGCTCCTCGCTGCTCACGGCCGGCTGCCACGCGCTCGACGCGCTGTTGCTCTGCATGGGCGGCGAAGTCACCGAGGTGACCAGTTACGACACGCGTTCGCAGAGCAGAATCTTCAAGCCCTACGAATACACGACCACGAGCGTGACGATCCTCAAATTCAAGGGCGGCGCGGTGGGCAAGTGCGCGGCGGTGGTGGACTGCCTCCAGCCGTATTACTTCCACACGCACCTCGTCGGCAGCGAGGGCAGTTTGCTCGACGACAAGTTCCACTCGATGAAACTCGGCACCAACAAGGCCAAATGGAGCCAGCTCTCGATGAAGATGCTCGACTCCGGCGATGTGAGCGACCACCCGTATCAGTCGCAGTTCCAGGCGTTCTTCGACGCGCTCGACGCCGGCAAGGAAATGCCGCTCACGAGCCTCGCCGACGCCGCCGCGAGCCACCGGGTCATCTTCGCCGCGGACAAGTCGGCGGCGACGGGCAGGACGGTGAGATGGTAA